The following nucleotide sequence is from Primulina tabacum isolate GXHZ01 chromosome 2, ASM2559414v2, whole genome shotgun sequence.
CATGGATGCAACTTTAATATACAAAGAAAttaggaagaaaaaaaaaacagttttTCCATCTGATTTGTGGGTAAGAACCGGAAGTTTTTTGATTTTCATATATGTTGAATGTGAATATAATTGAGGTTTTATGCTGTGTGATTTGACCTTCAAAATTATTAGAAAAACATATGTAATGCTAGCCTTCATAAAACGTATATTACACATGTGATGTTGGGGCATTTTTTTTACCTCAGTTTCTCAGCCACTTGGTTTAGAAGTTATGCCTGGAGTACAGAATATCAGAGTTTAGCAAGAGTAACCGAACCTCAAAATTCCACGAAAGTCTGCACTTttacaaaaaaagaaaaaagaagaagtcTTTTCCCCAAATATTCTATGGTTGTCTATAGGACATTGACACTTCTGGCTTCTCCATGGATGGTGTTGGAAAGGTTAACTTGGAGTTAAAAGATGAGGACATAGGAGTTTGATTCATTTACCATAAAATGTCGTTTTCTGTGGTCAGTATAGTTCTCTACATTACGTTATGATATACCCCATATCCTGGATTTTTGACCCAAGCCTCTTCAAATCCTTGGCGGAGGCAATTCTCATGTGCTTCTTATTCTCCTCGTGCTTGAAAGGACTAAAGCTTTGATGATAATATTCATTGTGCTACAACAATTaagatatttgaaaaaaatatgttataaGTTCTACTGCAGCATAAGTAAGATGTGGATGCCATTCAGTTCAATAGTTTGTTTCACCATTCATGGCTGCTTTGTGATGGCAAGAAAATCTGCTTTAGATTTTAGCTGAAAGATATGCGGCCTCAGTCTGAGATCTACCTACGTTAGATTTGAATTTTCCCGTATGAGTAGGTCTTGACGCTCTTGTTTCTTATGTTGTGCAGTAAACAGTTGGCTATTTCTTTTGCCTAGACGACCGAGCTTTACTTTGCAGAAAACGTGATCTTGCCATGCACACACTGAATTTCCTTCGTATCAAAACATCAAAGATTTTTACTTACTGGAGTTAAAAGTAGGCATTGAGGGTAATGAACATGGTTCATTACCCTCTGTTTTTAAGACTAAATCACATGAGAAAGTATCTGAACCAGAATTAATTCTCTCTTTTCAATAGGACCATACCGGTCCAAGTTAGTCATGGCGTGGACTCTTCATCTTCAAAGCCTCCTTTTCCTGGAGGTTCTGCAACTGAAAGCATTTCGCCTTGGCAGTTGGATGAATTTATTGGACTTGATGGTTTTTATCAGAATCATAATTTCATGGATGACGGTTCGTCTAAGGTGTACGATCTTGAGTCATACTAACCCCTATAGGAGGGTGATGAAGGGCCACTGGCTCctcttttaataaaaataagttcAACATTATGTTTATTACTTTTAAAAAGTTTAATTGCAATTTTGCAATCCAGCTCCAGCTGCCCCTCGTCGTCAAAATTCATTGTCCGATTGAGTATGTTTCCATGCCTTCAAATCACAATGAACGGGGATCATATTTCTGTTTTTTTCCATGTCGATCATTTTCTGCTTCATCATTGGTCAGTGAAGCATTGTTTACTTTAAACACGTGACTATGAAAATTTAGCTTCAAAGGTAAGCTCGATGTAAAGTTGAAGCAATCTCGCTTTTTTGTTTGCTCATATAGTTGGTGCACTCGTTAATTTTCGCAACTTTGTGAAGCTAATAAATGCCGAGAGTATGATCTTGCCGTAAACTTGATCTTTCTTTTATCAAACTTTCTGTCAGGTGGATATTGGGAGACTTGGAGATTCAGACAGCTCTCCAAACTTGGAAGTTGCTGATGGAGAATTTGAGGATAATGAGCATATGGGACAAGTGCCAGAAACATTCTGGGCGGAccaactgttggatctcggttttttacacgcccaaacgcagcggaagttttaaaattttatttattttgacaatcaaaatatgattttgatttgggcgctcgtatgattttattatcaaacattcataggaagttaaaaattataccttttgtgaataaatcactggactccaactaatccggtataaacggattagctcttgatgaatccctacgaactttcttcaaggactcatttcttctaatcaggtacACGACcagaagatttgttcctctttcaaatagcactagaatatttgaaagaagtttttacgttgagatcaaaaatttgagagatgactcaaatttcttttctttgaaaaatgttaaaaattgttttggaggaattttttaattttggCTCTCGTGCATCACACTTTTGAGATTGGTGGAGGCTTTTATTTTTAGGTCAAACTTTTCTTAAAAGGAAATTTTTCatgacctaattaccataattaacattaatggacttgattaattaattggactagtccaactagtttaatttataaatcaaagtccattaagaactttaataatttagtatgttggacttgtactcctacaagccttttaaacatacttcccactatatttaatttaatttttaataaactcaacttttgagtttaataaaattaaatcgattataaattcaacatttgaatttaatatttaaattataaattcaactccttgaatttatcacatccaaaatttaatatttaataaacccaacttttgagtttaatagattaaattaacaaattttataaattcaactccttgaatttattctctccaaatttcataaattcaacttcttgaatttactatatcataaagtcaactccttgaatttattttctcaaaatttaattatcataaattcaactccttgaatttactatattataatataaattcaactccttgaatttattctctcaacgggaacaaacgatccagtgcttgtgtgaccttcaatggttcagtgattcagctagccgtgggttcacaactctttgtgattcagaataatatttattcttattcgagcttaccctagttagccctattcttttcatcaacaccttgattaagaatgtcagaactcatttctgattgcacccatcggatcatggtaagagcgtctagtagcattgccccatgatcccctaggtatcactgatagtgttgcaagaaccattcgattatgattaacgtacagtacggtcccttcatctcatatatcccgatcgaatctgcaatcattggttcatcgagggttgcatattaattcgataactatgtgataactataatagtggcatcgcgtgtactatttgagaactccttctctaacgtacatctcatactctggccagagattccatgcactattatttcatcagatcacacaggatatccacacctgtaggtgagcggtgaatccccgactacaatgcactggctcctatatatgtcgcaactgtacccaacctcgccacctgatgactctcctggagccggtaaacgagtcaaagcacagccctagcatatagagcctcagtgttgtcccgggtcgtaaggactaatggtgtacaatcataaccacggacttatcctctcgatgaatgataaccacttggaaagtccgagggagggttgttcagtataatcatcatatgactacccatctgcatgtttggacatctccatgcccttaccaagaaacgcagtacacaatatcacagatgctagtctcgagctcaagcgacctttatccctgttttaggcggctgaatcgactaggaacgaatttagaatatgcagtgtttacaaatgagtttcaacatcgaattacgattcatttgtattaaagcataatcaaggactttatctatgctgtttgcatgggtatacataaaaagttaaattattttaaaataaagattgtttatttcacttgagtcaataaattccctagccaaccgttggcttgcagggcatctactctaacaccaACAGCGTCCAGGCTACACTGTCCTAAGACATGCCAGGATCCATCTGACTGGTCCGTTTGTACCTGACATTAGCTCCTCGCGCTTGGAGAACTGTTACAATCATCATGAATCTCGTGTTGCTAGCTCAAAGCGGAGGCGCCATCTTTGACATACAATCAGATCCATTAACACCTACAATgatctttttcagtagttgtaTATTAGCTTATAAGAATATAGATATAAAGATAGTTCTTGATGTTCCTCCTTTTTTTCCTTGAGCTCCACTTGTCCCCGCAAATGGTTAGTTTTGGTTTGGATTTGTGCTTTGGTTTGCGAAGACATTTCTTCTGCTGTTGTATCCATAGTTTTGTAAATCGGTTATGATCGATGGGATGAAGGTATGATTTTGAGTTTGCGCGTTGGGTGACAGATTTTATGGCAATATCTGGATTTGAATTTGCTTGTATGACAGAGAGTTTTGTGTCTGATTTTTAAAGCACAATACTTTTACTCCCCGTAGAATAAGAGTTAAATAAGACACTAATCAAAGTTAACAAGAAGCGTTTCTACTAAATTATTATTCATAAATCTGACAAGACAGAAAACATGGAGATTAGGAAAGGTAATTAATCAATAATGCATGACATACACGTCATACTCAACAGTGGCATCTCCATTCTTGAGATCAAAAAAGTGCGTTCTCGCCTGAGCATACCCGCTAGCAAACCGGAAGAGCCCACTTCCGCCGATCACCGGCATTTCCCTCACCTTATTAAACACCGCGTTCCTCCCCAGTATACTGATGGTACTGCCATTGTATTTCCCTTCCGTGAACACAAAATTCATGGCCATCAACAATCCGAATTCTTCCTGTGAAGCTAGCCCATAAAATCCCTGCGCTTTCCCGACGACTTTCGAGCTCAGCTCGGGCTCTGTGGTCAGTGGGTTGTCGATCATGTTGATCTGGCCGAAGCCAGTGAACTTCTTGGCGACTGGGGGTCTCACGATCGGGACGGATGTTGGGTTTCTGCCGCTGACAATATCGTGCCAGTATACTCGGAAATGGGTGAGTTTTTTTCTCAGTTGGTTGCGTTTGAGCTCCGATGTGTTGACGTAGGATGTCTCGTCGCCGGTTGCGGTGGCACAGAGTAGGATGAAGAATATTAGGATGTGAAGAATTGCAGCCATGATACTTGTCTTGATTATCAAAATTCTCAGTTTCTTTTCTCTAGACAAGTTGAGACTTGTAATATAATGTGCGGCGCACTATCCcattttactaaaaatattcTAAAGTGtgttaaatttgtgttttatgaTTGAGTTAGTTGGTGAATGATGAAAAATTCGattatttttatcaatttttttcgGACTAATACGTCACAAATGATTTATCTcgtataatttatttgattatcGTGATTTATAAATTATTACGGTAGTTCGGGCTCTACATATATAATGAAAGGCAACCGACAGCGAGTTTTCTCATCATTAAAAAAACGTTAAATTTCGTGAGTGCAGTGCAGCTTAAACGGTAGAGAGAAACCAACGTTAGTGCCATTATTTATAGTCAAGTCGGGCCCAAACAAAGAATAAATGTAATGGATACATGGAATCATTTATATATGCTAGTTATTTTGCACACGCATAGTATGTACagtcttttttattattatcgatAGATTAAATTGAGAATTGACAAATTATAGAGGGActagattgatatttgatttgttaaaataaaaaaataacaaaaaaatgtgttgaaatttaaaaaaaaaaaaaaccaaagtgtaatataatatcatataagagtaaagttggaagaaaaagtCAGTGTCTTTCCTAAGTAGTTATTATCATGTTCTCAACCTTAATAAAATAGAGTACATATGTATATCGATGGATTGAGACCTAAAAGTTTGGATATTCTAATTATGTTTTCGCAATAATATTTGGGAAAGTTCTTCAattttgttttaataacttacaagaaatagtaaaataatgatattattgaattttaaaaaataatataggTATGAATATTTTTTTGATGTTTTGTAACGTGTTGGGTAGGTTGGAAAAATGGGGATTTTCTTCCCGCACGACactactgaaaataataatccTCCAAAGACAcaagaggaaaaaaaaacaagaaaaaaacttatgtgagacgatttcacagatcgtattttgttaAACGGATCCATTATTTGGATCAATTGCTTTttcatgctaagagtattattttttattgtgaatatcgataggattgacccgtctcacaataaagattcgtgagatcgtctaacAAGATACTACTAAAAAAACAACTACTTTTAAGTTCAttaatcaaaattcaaaagtcGATCCTccattttgatttattatttttatattgtgATTACCAAAATGCCATCATAACTAATTAAATTCAACCTCGCCTTGCATGGATTTTCAAACCGATGTTGAATTCAAAGCGTCGTTAATGGAATCAAGAAAAGAGAAAGTTGAACGGTCCCATTTGTTTGAATTTACTGAATAACACAAAGGATTTAGAAGTTCAATATTTTTACACTGTATTCATACAATCTGCAAGATTCAACACAAACCTGAAAATCTAATATCTGCTTTCCGAGTGATCAGTGTCCAAAGTAAGAGGATACAGATCAGAAGTAGATGTCGAGGAATTAGTCCATGGCACGTCCATCGATATGCTCTGGCTATGCTCAACCTTTGTGTTTCGTACATCACCTTCCCCATTCGTTTCCCCAAGACTCGCACTGTTCATCGAGAAAGTACTCGAGACCGAAACAAACTCCTGGACACCAGTTTTTCCATCCAGTATGCTTACCACCGCTGACATGCTTGGTCTTTCTGCAGACACTGCATTTGTACAGTGGAAAGCTACATTGATTGTTGTGGTAACTTCTTTTTTGTTGAAGTTCGACTTCAATCTTGGGTCAACTAATTCCATTAAATCTCCATTTCTCCTCAAATAATGAGcctaagaaaagaaaaggaagagGAAATGCCAAGAACTATGTTAACAGTGTAGTATGAAGTGTTTCTGCAGTAATATCTATATGCTGTTCGAGAGTGACTTGTATCAGCAGTGTTGCGCGTGACCGATAAGATGGTATAATGAATTTTATGGTGCGGtccatataattttttattacgATGGGGGTGGGCGGATTTTGCTTTCATGTGAGTTCGAACCCACACTTCTCCCTTAGTGGAAGAGGTTTATGCCACTACATAACTCGGTAAATAACGGTTTGGTTCATATGTTAAGCTAAGTAACCAAAAATTTGACAGGGTGGCGTATAGAGAAGTATATTTGGAAAAAAGGTGGCAGGCAAACTCGTATATTTCAGCATATTTCACGTGAAATTTGATCCTATGTTTACAGAGGAGGCGACAAAGAGAGACGATAATAAAGGAACAAATAAAGATGCATCATATCGTATTAGATATACCCAATCAAGAAGGTAGAAGGACTCCTCCTTTGGCCTGAGGCTAGTGTTGTATCTTCCGCTGACAATTTCTAAAAGAACGATTCCGAAGCTGTATACGTCGGCTTTGTCAGTCAAATAGCCTCGCATAGCATATTCAGGCGCCATATATCCACTGAATATGAATTATAAAATGTAAGAAGCGGTGATCGTAACTACTTCTTCCCATATATTTGTAGTACAGAGAGGTGCCAAATATTACTTTCCCAAACACAAAAAGTAGCAGAGTTTTACAATACTTACAAAGTTCCAGCAATGCGGGTGCTTATATGCGTGTTGTCCTCTTCATCAAGCTTGGCAAGACCAAAATCAGATATTTTtgggtttaaatttttatcaagAAGCACATTGGTAGCCTTTATGTCACGATGGACGATTTTCAATCTCGACTCTTCATGGAGATAAGCCAAACCTCGTGCTATACCAATGCAGATCCTGTGCCTTGTTGGCCAATCTAAGTGCAACTGATGTTCTTCTCGACCTACAAACATCATGCTCAGTATAAGGATACGCGTTCAAGAATTGTGACACGGATTTGGGAAAAAAAGAGTCAagcaatcaatcaaacataCCGAATAATGCACGAGCAAGGCTGTTATTTTCCATGAATTCATAAACAAGCAACAATTGGTTGCCTTCGATACAACATCCATATAGCTTTACCAGATGAGGATGTTGAAGAGCAGAAATCATGCCTATTTCATTCACAAACTCACGATTCCCTTGCTTCGATTTGGAAGAAAGTTGCTTCACAGCTATGATGGTACCATCTGAAAGAGAACCCTTCAGAAAAACAGATACCAAACTGAATGAGAAGGTAATGATGGCAATTTAAGGAGAACAAACTCGGAAAATAATCTATTTTATGCTACCTTATATACAGGACCAAAACCACCTTCTCCAATCTTATTAGCAGGGTCAAAATTATTTGTGGCAGCTCTAATTTGCCGTAGGGTAAATGACCCAGTGTTCAGGTCTACACCCCTTAGTTCTACAAAATGAGTTTGTAAGACAAAAACAAATTTAGACAACCATTAATTTGTACTACATACAACAATGGATAGGCTAATATTGATAAAGCGCAATGGCATAGGAGGATCCGTATAGCCGACCTCACTTAATGGGATAAAGACTCGTGTTGTATCGTTGTTGTTAATTTGTACCACATGCATGAAATGATGCATGTGCAATGTATTCATGGACTCGAAAACCAAAACTTAGAAAATTAGGCAAAGAGGTAGGAATGAATCAGTAATTTCAATACCATATTCCAAAGTGTCTTTCCGCACAAAGCAGTCCTTCCACCAAAGAATACCAAAAATTAGCGAGGCCATAAAAAGAACTGCGATAACTATCCCAACTATAGCTCCTGCCGAGATGCCATTCGAAGGTGGTCCAAAATCTGAATATATGGAGAAAGTTAACTGATATTTAAAggtgataaaaattcaaaaacaaaaaacaaattatGTACAGAAAACCATAAACGATTGTAATTGTGTAactcagtatttaaattttacaTATGTCTAAACACTGTTTTTTTTATCACAATACCATGCGGACAACCACACATGATAGAAAAAGGACAATTGTTAATCCTCGACATTGTTTTCCGCTTCCCATATCCAACGGCGAATGATTGTGTAAAAGTGGAGGATATATTGCTATAAAGTTAGAGTTACAACTATTGTTGCATTTTGATTTCTACGATATGAAGCAGTCTCCATGATTTGGAAGTCATGTTGACAAAGCAAACAAATTCTGTTACTGTCCAAATCACGAGAATCAGAGAAATAATACACAACTAACCAGGATTCACAGAAATCGCAGAAATGAGAGGGCCGTATACTCCTCTACGAGGAAGAGCAGTTGTTCCTTTTCCAGCCCAATGGAATCGGATGTCCAAGGTGTTATCCATCACGATTGCAGTGAAGTTTTTTTTGATTCCCTTGTTAGCTCCTCCTGCTTCATCTTCAATGTTGAAATCTTTCAACACCCTATTTCCCTGTAACAATTTGACCAAAATAAGAACCTGGAAACTACAAGCAGTTTCAGAATATGTAAAATTTGACGAATATGTACTCAGGTACCTGAATATAAACATCAAATATACGCCTTCCCAGGCTACTGTATGTTCTGTCATCAGTTATCTGGATTTCTGCGAAGTGAAGGTCTACTGTGTAGTTTCCGTTTAGCAGACAAAAACCATAATAAGTCAATGACAGAGGGGAAATCCGTGCATCCATATACAGCTGTGAATTGTTCCCAGAAATGCTCGAGGCATTTTGTGAGATGTATGAGTCGGTAGAGATTTGATCATCCAAGAAATGGCCAGTGCTGCTACTCACCCAGTTAGTACTTCGATACAAACTTGAAGGTCCACCACCATTCGAATCATCTTCATAGGTAGCACCATTATCATCATCCACTTGTCTTCCGCCACAGTTAATGCGCAGAGAGCGATATTCTGAGAGAGAAAaactttaaaattataaaaaggaTACTCGAATGTTGGTGATGTTAAAAAAGAATTTACATTAAAACTTACTTAATTCACAATTGTCGCTTCTTAAACAGGAAACAATACCGCTGGAAAGACAAAGAGACATTCACCACGATTCAGCATCATGATACAGAGAAAAATGATTTGTGTAATACAGGATAAGAATATTTTAGTTCCTATTGTTTTTCACTAAAACAGTTACAATCTCTCTTTCGTGTTCGTCTCTTACTCATCAAATTCTAACATCTCTTGTCCTTGCAATCACAAGCACATTAAAAACTAATGGGAAACCTAATATGTGCTGCATGTGTCCACCCTACTTGCCTAAGTTGAGTGTTTTAAACTCAGTTCTAGAACCCCTAATTCTAATTTTTGTCCAAAAAGCATGCTCGACCTGGAATGTAatggattaaataaaatactcaaaTTTTGGGACGAAAGGTGGACAAGTGCTGAGTGTTCAATAAGTTTTGTGTGATGGTAGGGACGAAAGATGTTTGATTTTGATTAGTCCATGCTACAGCTAATCAGATAAATACATTTGAATAATAAGAATAAGGACAAAGAATTTAACTATCCCCAGAAAACTCACGAGGTATTCCCCTTCGAGCTTGCAAACAAATTCCTGTAAATTTGGTTAAATGTCAATGAAATGTGGGAATTCAAAGAGAGTGATATGGTAAGTCGAGTGATCAGAATCTCACAGGGCACCACGTGGCTGACAACTTGAAGCTGAACTTTCAGATGTTAGATTGTTGTAAGATAGGTCACTGCATACAAATTGAACAAATGTTAAACTGCAAGGTTTCTTGACTTTGAGCATTCAGACAGGCTTTTTATCCCATTAAACCTACCTTTCAAAAAAGAGGACTGGGACCAATAACGAACTTGAAAATGTAAAAACTCCTAGCTTTACCAAATTTAACATGGCTAAAATACATGTATTAACTAAAAATGATCACATAAACTACAGTATGTGGTTACGTCCATtgacaaaaataatataaagaaGGGACAAGGATACAACATACATAAATGGAAACAACGAAAACGGCAAGTTAACAGGGCAGACTAATAATTTGGGGAAGGGAGATGAGACCAGATGAAGGAGGGTGGTTTGATCGATTTAGGTGGGAATTTACCTTTATGAAAacataaacaagaaaataaaaaaaaaattcatttaggGGGCGAGGGGTAAGCTAGTTTACTCCTGGTTAACAAGGAAACAAAACATACATGCTATCCCCAGTTCTCAGCATCCAAGGAGGCAATGGCCCATTTAAAGAATTCCCAGTAAGATAGCTGGCAAAACAAAAAAACACATAAGCAAATCTCAAGCTATCTATGAAATACTTTAGCAATTTTTTCATGGTAAAGTAGGATTATTTCTATTCTAATTTCCGGAAAGAAAATTTGTTAATTATGTAGGAAGTTGGGCTCGAATTTGATACGATGAAATCACACCAATAAACCTTGCGAGGTTAGCAGATCAGCTAAGAAGAAACTAAGCTAAGTGAAGATCCCTGGAATTTATTATAACTATTGAGTCTTTCACTAAAACTACAAAGGCAGATCATCTCAAAGTCAGATATGGGAGTTAACTCTATTACAGCAGACAGCAGATAGCAGATAGCAGTtcgtttataaataaataacagaaGAAAGTTTGGCACTAAAAACTCTTACACATAATCCGTTTCTGCCAGACCAAAAAAATTATCAGGAATTGGTCCACTTAACTTGTTGAAACTCAAGTCTCTGCATAAGAAGTGCAAAATGTGAATTTCAAGATGATGTGCTACAAGTTAGAACTATCAATAATTTCAGGAGAGAAATCAAGCAAACAGAAACATCAAGAATGAAGAAAGGATTCTACTGACAAGACTTTCAGGGCTTTCAAGTCCCCTAGATATATCGGCAATTCACCCACGATGTTGCAACTCCTCAAAATTCTGCATCACAAGATTCAATGAGTCACACACAAGCAAAGATATATTTTGGCTAGAGAGCAATGTATAAGCATAACACTAACAGCGTGTCGAGCGCTATTGCGTTATTAAGATGTGGAATTGTCGATTCATCCCCATTCAAGTCGCTAATTCTCCTGCATATTCAGGATGCAAAAACTCGATGTTATCGTAATTTCAACAATAGTGCATGCATAGGATCAATAAAATGATCATATGTTATACTCACAAGTCAGTTAACTTGGTAAGCAAAGAAATACCGGAAGGTATCGGTCCAGATAGACCACTAGCCTGTATCGCTCTGccattatcaaatttaaagtaaaTATTAACTTATATACAGGAAGAACACATAAACGAGAGTCAATCAAGCCTTACATATTATCAATGTTAATCCACTTTTCTATGAAATCGGGTATGCTTCCTCTGAAGTTGTTATCACTAATACGGCTGCATTAATATGAAGTTCAGAATTGCTATCAAGGAGGAGAACACGACTAATTGAAATTGAATAAAACAGGGAAAAAACTTACAAATCTGTCAATGTGGTCAAATTTGCCAGAGTATTTGGTAATTCGCCGGTTAAATTGTTAGATGAAAGTAgccttaaaaaaaaataataataataacagcaGGCTATCAATCATCAAACTAAGCAAAAAAGGAGAAATAAAACATATAGACCACAACCTAAACTGAAAAAGAATGTGAGGGGACAGAACCAAATTTCATAATTTTACTGATCTAAGGGTCTTACAATCTGTCTATGAGACTCAAATTCCCAAACTGTGGGGGTATAGCTCCAGAAAACTGATTGGCTTCCAAAACTCTGCAGAGTTATTAAACAGGTAGGAAAATATTTAGACTTGGAAACTAAAAAAAGTGATAAATTCAAGAGGGGTAACAAAAAAGGTTTACAAATCCGTAAGCGTGCTGATGTTGGCTAGTTCTTCTGGTATCGGACCCGTTAAACGGTTTCCAAGGAGAGAACTGCAGTAAATCAAGATTATGTGCTTAGTAGGAAGAGGGCAACCTAAAACTATTGCTTCAATTAAATTCATACCAGGGAAAAAAAACAAAGTTGATATAATGATATACATACATGTGTACGAGTTTCGTGGAACCCCATTCTCGAGGAATACTACCATTGAGGTAGTTACGACTCAGATCGCTGCAATAAAAGTAATTGGAAACTTCTAAGGCATTGACGGTTAAATTAGTTGTTGGGACGTATGCCTGAAAATGTGCTTCAAACTTACATTTCTTGGAGGAAAGGGAGTCTCACAAGTTCTGGAGGGAGCCTTCCATCAAGATTTTGGGATTTCAAAACACTGCATTTGCGAAGAGAACTCCATTACATTAAGACAGGAGGAAGGGATCAAACCATTCACACTCATGCTTTCATATACCCATAAACATCTCCTTTCTTAAGACTCAATTCCCATATCCCTCGAAATACACCATGATTCAGTCAGAAGTTATGGTTTCAACCAGAAAACATTCAACAAACAAAGTTTATGATGGTGACTTTTCACGGAAGTGCTTTTTAACCAAATTTTCAAGCAGAGTGCTTACTAATTCCAACTCCATCAATCCCAAAGCACCTTAAACCCGTTTTTGCGAAGAATCTTCCCAGCTAAAGTCGAGATATTTATACTGTACATATATATGAGTGCTGCAAATGTATACTGACATGCTAACAATATGGCAAACGGAGTTATTCTCGTATGTGCAGCTGCAGTTGACTGCATTCTCACTCCCACTAATCGGATTTGGTGTCCTCCAACCTGATTCACCGCTGCATGGATCAACCTCAAAGTTCCAATCTGTCTTCCCCAAAGTCCTTGCT
It contains:
- the LOC142536716 gene encoding dirigent protein 22-like, which produces MAAILHILIFFILLCATATGDETSYVNTSELKRNQLRKKLTHFRVYWHDIVSGRNPTSVPIVRPPVAKKFTGFGQINMIDNPLTTEPELSSKVVGKAQGFYGLASQEEFGLLMAMNFVFTEGKYNGSTISILGRNAVFNKVREMPVIGGSGLFRFASGYAQARTHFFDLKNGDATVEYDVYVMHY
- the LOC142536714 gene encoding putative leucine-rich repeat receptor-like serine/threonine-protein kinase At3g14840 — encoded protein: MLIRRFLAFICMFVLASEAAVLPADEVESLKLIARTLGKTDWNFEVDPCSGESGWRTPNPISGSENAVNCSCTYENNSVCHIVSIVLKSQNLDGRLPPELVRLPFLQEIDLSRNYLNGSIPREWGSTKLVHISLLGNRLTGPIPEELANISTLTDLVLEANQFSGAIPPQFGNLSLIDRLLLSSNNLTGELPNTLANLTTLTDFRISDNNFRGSIPDFIEKWINIDNIAIQASGLSGPIPSGISLLTKLTDLRISDLNGDESTIPHLNNAIALDTLILRSCNIVGELPIYLGDLKALKVLDLSFNKLSGPIPDNFFGLAETDYVYLTGNSLNGPLPPWMLRTGDSIDLSYNNLTSESSASSCQPRGALNLFASSKGNTSGIVSCLRSDNCELKYRSLRINCGGRQVDDDNGATYEDDSNGGGPSSLYRSTNWVSSSTGHFLDDQISTDSYISQNASSISGNNSQLYMDARISPLSLTYYGFCLLNGNYTVDLHFAEIQITDDRTYSSLGRRIFDVYIQGNRVLKDFNIEDEAGGANKGIKKNFTAIVMDNTLDIRFHWAGKGTTALPRRGVYGPLISAISVNPDFGPPSNGISAGAIVGIVIAVLFMASLIFGILWWKDCFVRKDTLEYELRGVDLNTGSFTLRQIRAATNNFDPANKIGEGGFGPVYKGSLSDGTIIAVKQLSSKSKQGNREFVNEIGMISALQHPHLVKLYGCCIEGNQLLLVYEFMENNSLARALFGREEHQLHLDWPTRHRICIGIARGLAYLHEESRLKIVHRDIKATNVLLDKNLNPKISDFGLAKLDEEDNTHISTRIAGTFGYMAPEYAMRGYLTDKADVYSFGIVLLEIVSGRYNTSLRPKEESFYLLDWAHYLRRNGDLMELVDPRLKSNFNKKEVTTTINVAFHCTNAVSAERPSMSAVVSILDGKTGVQEFVSVSSTFSMNSASLGETNGEGDVRNTKVEHSQSISMDVPWTNSSTSTSDLYPLTLDTDHSESRY